CCGCGCTCGACCCGCTCGGACAACAACACGGCGGTGGCGGATGACAGGTCGGTGACCTGAATCAGATCAACCTGGCTATCTGGCGCCAGCTCGCGCATCAGCCGGTTGAATTGTTGCGCGTGGCGGGTGTGGGTAAAGATGGTCAGCTTGAGCGCGGAGCGGCGCTGTTTGGCCATCGCCCGGCAAAGCTCGAAATTGCCGATATGCGAGGCCACAATCACCCCGCCCTTGCCCTGTTCCAGCAGATCAATCAGTGGCTGGCCGCCATCAACATGCACGCCGCCGACACTTTCCGGTGCGCTCCACACCAGCAGCTTATCCAGCAAGGTTTCGGCAAAAGCGCCGAAATGCCGCAACACGCTCAGCAAGTTTGGTGCTGGTGAAGCACCCGCCGTATCTTGATGCAGCCGGGTCAGGTAATCACGCGAGGCAGCGCGGGCGTCCGGGCGCGTGGCCACATACCACGCCAGCACTGGATACAGCGCAGCGCGGAACGGCCAGCGGCCAAACCAGCGATAAACCGTGAACAGGATTTTCATACCGGAAACAAACCCGGCTTCGCCCACTTTGGACCAGTGAATGGCACGTTCCATCAGGCGCTCCGCATTCCGCCGTGACCGCGCAAAACGCGCCACAGCAATTTGGGCAAGCGCGGCAACATGCCGAGGAACAGCCGGGTGTGCATCAGGCTGATCAGCATGTTGTCGTGCCACAAATTGAAGTGCGAAACCCCATCAAGCGGGTAACGCACATGCGTAGGCACGTTGATGATCGGCACGCCGCGCCAGTCCAGCCGCACCAGGATTTCTGCGTCGAAATCCATGCGCCGGCCAATATGCACGCGATCGACCAAAGCCAGCGTGGCAGGCAGCGGGTAAATGCGAAAGCCGCACATCGAATCTTTAATGCGCAATGACAATGTGTTGATCCACACCCAGATATGCGTGGCGTAGCGGCCGTAGTAGCGGGATTTGGGTACTGATTCATCGTAGATCGGGTAGCCGGCGATCACTGCGTCCGGGTACGCCTGCGCTGTGGCGACGATATGTGGCAGATCACCAATGTCATGCTGTCCATCCGAATCAATCTGCAAGGCATGGGTATAACCCAGCTTGCCCGCCAGGCGCATGCCGGTAATCACCGCGCCGCCTTTACCCTGATTCTGCTCATGCCGGCTCAAGGTCACGCCCGGCCAGGTCGCCAGATCATCCAGCACGTGGGCGCAGGCGGCGGTGCTGCCGTCGTCGACCAGAATGACCGGTAAATTGTGGGCCTGCAGCGCCTGCACCACCTGACCAATCGCTTGTTCGTGGTTATAAACCGGGATGACCGCACACAGCTTCATGTCTCATCCCCAAAAACAATACGTCCGCTGGAATGCACGCGCTCGCCCGAGCTGTAGCTGAACGACAATTGCTGTTTGTCGGTGCGATAACGCAGCGTCAGGGCGACTTGCGCATCCGGCAGGATCACGTTCTGGAACTTGACTGCATCCATGCCTTTAAAGGCGGGCGGCATCTTGAACAGCGTGCGGCCAAAGTGAATGGCCCAGTGCAGTTGCGCCACGCCCGGTAGCACGCTGGCATGCGGGAAATGGCCATCAAAATGCGCCAGATCAGCCACGATGGCGAGTATCAACGTGGTTTCATCATCGTGCTGCTGCGTAGTCAGAATTTGTGGCAAACGCGGTCGCTCAAACAACATCCGTACATCCTGTTCCGGGGTTTTGCCCATACTGGTTTGCGGTAAGGCGTCGACAAAACGCCAGCGGCGCGGCAGCCCTACCCGTTCAAAGCTTTGCGCCAGGTGATCGCGCAGCCAGCGCGTCAGCGCCATACGCCCGTCGTTATGCAGACGGTCTGCGCCGACGCCGTTGAGCACCAGCACGGCACCCAACTCCACGCGGGCACCGTCCAGCACCACCACGCGAACTTCGGTCACGAGGCCGGTGGCCTGCAACGCTTGCTCCAGCGCGGTCAGCGAAATTCGTTTTTCTTCAATCTTGGCAATGCGGTCTGCCCGCCCCAGCAAGCGAAAGCGGCCATCGGCGAGGAACTCGGCGCGATCAGCCGTCTGGAACCAATCGGCACTGGGCAGATAAGGCGAACGCAGGCGCAGCAAGTCTTCTTCACCCGCTGCAATTTCAACACCTGGCAGCGGTTGCCACGCGGCATCCGGGTGATCACGCCAGGCAATGCCGCCCGTTTCCGAACTACCAAAGATTTCACGCACAGCCACGCCGGTACGTTCGCGCATGGCCAGAGAAGCAGCGGCGGGTAGCGGACCACCCGAAGAGAAAATCGCCCGGCAGCGGTGCGCCAGGCCAGACAGATTCATCTGTTCCGGCAGCCGCTTGAGAAAGGCCGGGCTGCTGACTAACACCAGCGGCTGCTGCCCGCTCAGATGCACCAGTTCTTCCGGAAAAGCCAGGGCTTTGGCGGCAAACGCGCGCCCGCTCACCAACGGCCAGACAATGCGGAACAACAAACCGTAGACATGTTGCTGCGATACCGTGGCCACGATACAGGCATTCGCGGGGATATCAGCCCCGAAGACGCTTTCCTGGGCGCGCATTTCGTCGTCCAGCTGCGCCAGCTTTTTGGGGATGCGGCCCGGTTCACCGGTTGAGCCAGAGGTAAAAACTTCGACCGCTCGCAAATCACCCGACAATGGGGCCAGCGTGCCGGTTCGAGCATGCTGCCAGTCGGTGACCGTGGGTTCGGCAAATTCACCGATCAGCGCGACAGACAATGCCCGCACGCGTTCAGTAGTGGTCGGCGTATTGTCGCCCGGCAAAATCACGCAACGCCCGGCGTGCCAAGCCGCCAGCAACCAGACACAGCAACGGTAGCAATCGGTCTCGAACAGCGCCACATCACCAGCGGGCAATGCGCCGATCACACTGGTGGCGCGAGCGACGTCATAACGCCATTGCGCGCGGGTAATGATCTGCTCACCAGCCATTGCCAGCGGTAAATGATTCGGGCCAGCCAGCGCCCCTTGCAGCAAACTGAAACACTCAGCCATGACGGCGCACCCGCTGGCGAATCAACCATTCGCCACCCAACATCAAGCCGATCAACACATAGGCAATCAGGCCGTTATAAATAGTCCAGACTCTGGCGTCGTTGTAGAGCACCGTCGCCAGTGCAATGCTGCCATTGATGGCAAAGAACAGGCACCAGGCAATGGTGACGCGACGCGTATAACGTACGCCGGATTCCGGCAGATCAGGTTCAGTGAGCCGAGCCATGCGTTCGATCATGGTTTGCGGTGCCTTGAGGCTCAACGCAAACACAATCAACATCGCCACGTTGACCAGCACCGGATACAAACGCACCGGCAAGTCCGAACGCATCAGCAGCGCCAGCACCCCAAACACCCCCGCCACCGGCGCCAGCCACGCCAGACCTGGCAGCGCGGCGCGTTTATGCCAGGCGAGCGGAATCAACACGATCCCGAGTAGCCAGAGCGGCCAGCCGAGATAATGAAAAAGCCAGAACAATGCGGGAATGATCAAGCCGGCAACGGCAGCAAGCCAGGCAGGCATTATGGTTGGATAGCCAGATGCATTACTGGTGAATCAAACCGTACACCGCTTCGACCACGTCGTTGATGGTGCGAACCGATTTGAAGGCTTCCGGCTGCAGACGCTTGCCGGTGACTTGCTTGAGCTTCACGATCAGGTCAACAGCGTCGATGCTGTCGATATCCAGGTCTTCATACAGGCGCGCTTCAGGTTTGATGCGTTCCGGGCTGATTTCAAACGAGTCGACCAGATCTTTGGCGATCCAGTTATAGATTTCATCTTTGGTCACACTTAAGCTCCTTACTTGGTGCGATTGGCGCCGACAAATGCCGCCAGTGCGCTGACCGAAGCAAAATGCCGCCGGGTTTCTTCCGAGTCCGCAGCAAAGCTCAGACCATAACGCTTTTGCAGCGTCACGCCCAATTCCAGCGCATCAATGGAATCCAGTCCCAGACCGTCCACAAACAAGGGCGCATCGGCATCGATATCGTCCGGCGTAATTTCTTCGAGATTCAGGCTGTCAATAATCAGCGTTTTGATCTCTGCGACCAGTGGGTCCATGTTGCGCAATCTCCCTGCTAAAAAATTGTTCCAGCCACGCCGTCAACCAGCGTGCCTGTAAGGCGGGCTCTCCCTTGCCCGTAATCAACGGCGCCACCGCCACATCATCCAGCACGTGAATGCTGAAGTGCGGCTTGGTGGGTGGCGGCCGATACCACTTGCTGCTCTTGGTCAGCGTTTTTTCTGAAACAGTGATCACTACCGGCGTAATGGCAATGTTGCCGCGCACCGCGATATTGGCAGCACCACGTTGAAAACTCATTTCACCCAGCGGCCCGGTACGCGTGCCTTCGGGAAAAACAATCAGATTGTTGCCACGGCCAATGGATTCGATAGCATCCGCCACCAGCCCCGGCCCGCTGGCGTTACTGATATAACCAGCCACACGCACCGGCCCGGCAGTAAACGGATTATTCCAGAGCGAGGCCTTGACCACGCAATCGGGCCGTTTGGTTAGCGCCATCAGGATCACTACATCAATCAAGGACGGGTGATTGGCCAGGATCAACAAACCAGGGCGATTGAGCTTTTCGGCACCATGCACTGTAAAGCGGATGGCGCCAGTGACTTTCATAAGCCAGACAAACGTCGCCATGGCGTGACTGATAAAGTTTTTGGCAAACTTTTCGCGTTCAATGCGGCGCGGCAACAGCAGCATGCCGGGAAACACAATGCCGCGAATGGCCAGGCCGCCCAGACCAAACATGGCAAAGCAAAAGCCAAAGGCAAACGTGCGCCAGGAACGCGACAACATATTCATGCTGGCCGCCTCGCAAGGCACCAGCCAGAAGTACTCAATGGCAAGCGGTTTTGCGCGGTCAGCATAAAGCGTAGCAACGCCATTGGATCAGCATCGCTCTGCGCTGGCGCAGACCATGAAATGTCGAACTCGTCACCGGGGACCAGCGTGAGCAAATAAGCAAAGGTCGGCGTCGAAGGTTCGCCATAACACTGATATTCGGCTGGCAATGGCTCGTCACAGATCACCAGTCGCACCCGCGGCGCACCGTCAGCCAGTTGCATGGCCGCTTCAAACAGACCGGCAAACGCCGTTTGCGTCCCAGCAGCCAGCGCCATCACATTGGCGCTCTCTTTGCGGGCAATGGTGTACAACCCGGCGATGGCGTTGTGCACCGACATACTGAATGCCTGCGGCGAAACGGTGCCGCTGGCCGCGAGTTCGTGCAACAACTGCGTGGACTGACCGATTTCGCCATAGCGCGAGGCAAAAACGATGGGAGATTGTGCGTCTGCGTCTTCTGCATACAGCACTTCCAGCGCCATACGCCCCAGCCGCTGGGCGCGACGACGCAGCATTGCCGGCATTTTTGCGACTGCTGGCTCAGGCCCGTCGGCCGAGCGCACGCCCGCCGCAGCCCAGCCCAGCCAGGCTTGCGGGGTCGTCAGGTCAGGCGCCCAGGCAGCCCAGCTTTCCAGGCGAAATCGCAAAGAGTTTACAACCGGTTCAATCATCTTTCCTGCTGACGCCCACTGGGCATCAGCTCCAAAAATCCATTTAAAAACAGAACACTGCCGCGAAAGGCCGCCCATGCTGCCATAGCCTTGAGGTCAACTCAATACTGTGGGCAATCTTGCCGTTTTCGCTGGCTGATCGCACGCAGTAAGTTGACAAGGGGACCAGTCATCAAAGTTGTGAGAAATGCCATCAAAACCAGCGCGGCAAAGACGGGTGCCGTCAGCAAGCCAAGGTCCATCCCGATATTCACAATCACCAGTTCCATCAGCCCCCGGGCGTTCATCAACACCGCAATCATGCAAGCATTGTGCATATCCACGCCGGTGAGACGGGCGCCACAGAAGGCGCCACCCGCTTTGCCAAGGCACGCAACAATAGTTACAGATGCAATCAGCCAGAAGTCAGCACTACCGGCAAAGTTCAGATGCGTACGCAAACCGGTGTAGGCAAAAAACAACGGTAACGCCCAGACCATCGGTTTGGCCAGTAGCGCTTGCAGACGGGCGCCAAGTTGTTCGTGCCGCGGCAAAATTACACCAGCCAGAAATGCACCCAACAACAAATGCAAGCCCAGATGATCAGCAATCCAGCTCGAGACCAGTAAGGTCAGCAGCGCCAGCAAGCAGTAGACCGTCAAGGATGTCCGCAATTGCAGCAGGCGGGACAGCAATGGGCGCACGGCCAGTAGCATGAATAACACCCAACCCAGACCAAGGATCATCGCGCCCAGACTGGAAGCCGCCGGCTTGCAGATGATCAGCACCACCGCCAGCAATATCCAGGTGCAGACATCGCTCAGCACCGCAGCTGCCATCGCCAGACTACCAATGGGTGTGGCCAGCAACTTTTGTTCGCGCAGGATGCGTGCCAGCACCGGCAGCGCGGTCATGCTCAAGGCGGTGCCAATAAATAACACGAACGACAGTTGCGGCACCTTGCCGGCGACGTAATGCGGAAAAAGGACAAACGCGAGCGCCGCGCCCAGCACAAATGGCAGCAAAATACCGCCCGCGCTCACTGCGATAACCGTCCATTTACGCTGGCGCAAGATCTGCGTGTCTTGCTCCAGGCCCAGCGTCAGCATGAATACGGCAATGGCGGCCTGGCTGATCCAGCCTGGCGCGGTCAGCCCTTGCGGCGGAAACACCAGCGCGCTCAAGTCAGGCGCGAGCGCCCCGAATACCGATGGCCCCAACAACAGGCCTGCCGCCATTTCGCCCACCACTTTGGCCTGGCCACATACCCGCGCCAGCATGCCTGCCAACTGGCAACAGGCAATGACCACAATAATTTGAAATAGCAGCTGAATAACCGGCATGACGTCGCGCGCAGAGGTTTCAAACGGCTCACAGGCGAACCGCAGGGCGGCGAGTATAGCAGAGCAACGCCCCATCCTGACGCGGTGCTTGCCAACCACATGATGAATGATTAGCTCGGCGGACGATTTTGCGGCCATGGTGCAGCAGGCTTACGCCCCGGTGCTGCCGCGCTATTCCGGTTGAGCCAGAATCTGCTCGATTCGCGCGATCTCGTCAGCAGAAAAATCCAGCCGCGCCAGCGCCACAGCGGAGATAGACGATCTTGTTATCAGAAATGCTTGCGGATACCGACGTGGTGGATTCCATTGAGATTGGATTTACAGTTCGCTGGCACCGGCAGCGGCCTGGCAAACGTAGGTTGTCGCGGGCAAACCGTTGGCATTACGATAGCTTGCAGCTACAGCCACGCGAACTGGTTCCACCAAGGCATGCGGCACCAGCGCGACCACGCAACCGCCAAAGCCGCCTCCCGTCATGCGCACGCCACCAGCCTCACCGATCACGCTTTTTACCGTGTCTACCAATTGATCAATCAGCGGTACGGTAATTTCAAAATCGTCCCGCATCGAGGCGTGCGATTCAGCCATCAACCTGGCAAGCAATGGCACGTCACCAGTGCTGAGCGCGGCGGCGGCATCCAGCGTGCGCTGGTTTTCGGTGACGATATGGCGCGCACGGCGGAACACCACCGGGTCCAGCTGAGCCTGCGCGGCCAGCAGTTGCGGCAACGTCACATCGCGCAACGCTTTTACGCCAAAGAATTTTGCGGCAGTTTCGCACTGCTGCCGACGCAGGTTGTATTCGCTACCAACCAGCCCGCGCTGAATATTGGAGTTCAGAATCAGCACCGATAAATCATCCGGCATCGCTACCGATTGGGTTTGCAGCGACCGGCAATCAATCAGCAAGGCGTGGCCCACCTCGCCTGAGGCCGAAATCAGCTGGTCCATAATCCCGCAGTGGCAACCGACAAATTCGTTTTCCGCCTTCTGCGCATTCAGCGCGTTTTGCGTGGGCGTCAGTTCAAGCTGATAGGTCGTTTTGATGGCCTGCCCCACCGCCACCATCAGTGAAGCAGACGAACTCAGCCCGGCGCCTTGCGGGATATCGCCACTGATCACCATGTCGATGCCGCCAAACACCAGCCCCTGCTTTTGCAGATACAGGATCGCGCCACGCACATAAGTGGCCCACAAAGCGTCGGGGTGCGGCACTACCGACTCGTCCAGCGAGAAAATATCGGCCTGGTTGGCATAATCGGCCGCCACCACACGCACGGTGCGATCTTTGCGGGGCGAACAGGCAATCGCTGTGAAATGGTTAATGGCGCACGGCAACACAAAGCCATCGTTGTAATCGGTATGTTCGCCGATCAAATTGACGCGGCCGGGCGCTTGAATAATGTGCTGCGGCAGCACGCCAAAGGTTTCAATAAACATTGCGTTTACGCGGTAGTCCGGGCCAGACATCACAACCCCTTTGTATTTTGCAAATAATGCACTTCGGATAATTGTTGCAGCCGTTCAGCCGCTTGCTCTGGGGTAATGTCGCGCTGGGTTTCGGCCATCATTTCATAGCCGACCATAAACTTGCGCACCGAGGCCGAACGCAGCAGCGGCGGATAGAAATGCGCGTGCAACTGCCAATGCTGGCCATCGTTGGCAGCGTGTGACGGTGCACCATGCCAGCCCATCGAATACGGAAACGAGGTGTTAAACAGATTGTCGTAACGCGTGGTCAGCTTTTTGATCACCACTGCCAAGTCCAGCTTTTGCGCCTCGTCCAGTTTGTCCAGATGCGTCACATGCGCTTTGGGCAACAGCAGCGTTTCAAATGGCCAGGATGCCCAATACGGCACCACGGCGATCCAGTGTTCGGTTTCTACTACCGTGCGGCCGCCATCGGCCTGCTCGCGCCGGGCGTAGTCGAGCAGCATGGGCGAACCGTGTTCGGCAAACCACGCGGCCTGGTGTTCATCTTCCAGCGCTACTTCGGTCGGCACAAAGTTGCTGGCCCACAATTGGCCATGCGGATGCGGATTGGAACACCCCATTGCCGCACCCTTGTTCTCGAAAACTTGCACCCATTCCCAGTCAGCCGAGAGTTCGCTGACCTGTTCGCACCACACGTCCACCACGTGCCCGAGCGCTTCGAGCGATAACTCCGGCAGCGTTTTGCTGTGATCGGGCGAGAAGCAAATAACGCGGGCGAGGCCTTGTGCGGCACCAGCCTGAAACAGCGGGTCCTGGTTAGCCGGGGGCGCCGGAGTGTCTGCCAGCAGCGCGGCAAAGTCGTTGGCGAACACCCAGGTGTTTTGGTAGTCCGGATTGCGCTCGCCGGTCACCCGATCATTGCCAGGGCACAAGAAACAAGTCGGATCATGTTTAGGCCGAGCCTCAGTGGCTGGCGCATCCAGCGCGCCCTGCCACGGCCGTTTGGCGCGATGCGGCGACACCAGAACCCAACGCCCGGTCAGCGGGTTATAGCGGCGATGCGGGTGATCTACGGGGTTGAACATCTGTACTCCTGAAGCTTTTATTAACCCTTGCGACCGGTTTCCCGGATGGATTGGCAAGGGCCGCAGAATTTTTGTTTGCACCGGCAAACAGCAGCGCGGATGGGCATTGTAGCGCCTAACGCTCAATCATAGATATTATTACTAATAAATTAGTTGTCGTCAGCGGATATCAAAACGTCCGTTCAAACTGGCACACCCGCATGACACCTGGCCGCTTGTGATAGATTGCTGCGATTGTTCATGCATGGCAAAACCTGATGAGTCTTTCACTCAAGAATGTCCGCTACTTCATTGCCGTGGCCGAGCCGTCATGTTCGCGCTGAAAACATTCCTGCTGTTTGCCCTGACTGCCCTGGCGGAAATCGTCGGTTGTTATCTGCCATGGTTATGGCTGCGCAAAGATGCGCCGATATGGTTATTGATCCCCGCCGCGTTCAGCCTGGCCTTGTTTGCATGGCTGCTGACCTTGCATCCGGCGGGCGCGGGCAGGACTTATGCTGCCTATGGCGGGGTGTATGTGGCAGCTGCCCTTGGCTGGATGTGGGCCGTAGAAGGTGTGCGGCCGGACCGTTGGGATTGCCTTGGTGCAGCAGTTACGCTGCTGGGGATGGCAATTATTTTCTTTGCGCCACGTGGGGCGTAAACCGCAACCGGATCAATTGTGCCGATGCGGGTGCATGTGCTCATGCTGGCAGGTGGCGCCGGTTGCCTGGCATTCATTGCAAAACGCTTTGACTTCCAGATGCTGAGGCACCGCGCCAAAGCCGTTTTCGCCCAACAAGCGGGTAAAGAAGAACTCGCAATCGTCGCCGCGCGCCTCGGCGACCTTGCCGCAACACGGGCAGATGATAAACAACGTCTGCGCCGCATGATCGTGCTGCTGGCAGGCAACGTAGCCATTGACCACTTCCAGCCGGTGCACCAGTCCTTCAGTTTCCAGAAATTCCAGCGCGCGATAGATGGTGGGCGGGGTGAGTGATGCAATGCCCGGGCGCAACGCTTCGAGCAAATCGTAGGCTTTGCTGTAGCCGGGTTGATCGGCAATGCGCTCCAGCACTTGCCGCCGGATAGTGGTCAAGCGAGTGCCATGCTCGCGGCAGCGATCTTCAGCGTAATCGAGAAATTCTTGTGTATTCATAGGCCTGCATTGGGGTGACAGCAGGCACAAGCAGTGCCCGCATGGGCTTGATTCTAACCCATCTAGTGGCCCACGACTGCGCTGGCGTACTCCGGTCATGGCGTTTCCCGGTCTATGCAGCCAAGAAAAAACGGCGCCTGTTGCGCCGTCTTTGGTCACCACTGCGCGCAGCGGTTTACTGCAATGGAATCACTTTGACGTCTGCATCCGCAGCAGCCGGTGCCGGAGTGGCGCTGGCCGGGCAATTTGCGCCAGCTTGGTTGCAGTTGACCAGAGTGAAGATATTCCAGTTGCGCGTTGCATCTTTAACCCGACCGCTGGCCCGCTGTATCTCACCAGTAGCAGGCGTATAGGCGATGCTCGATTGCTCGACAAACTGGATGCTGCCCTGTTTGGATGCCAGTTCCTGGCGTACTTTGATATCAAACCGCATGTCCTGCCCTGGCGGCACCAACCCTTGCGGCATGGCATGAAAACGCATTTGTGCCGGACCAGCGTCGTAGCCGTTCTTGCCGGTAAAGGTAATCACTTGCTCATTCTTCCAGTCTGGCTTGTCGCCCAGCACCTTCGGAAACATGGTCGGGGCCTGCATCGCCGAACGCGGGCCATCCAGCAAAAAAGTGGCGCAATCGTCGTCCGCCTGCCAACTCCAGTAACTACCGAGATCAACCTTGTGCAAGGTGATATAGCGGGTCGGGGCGGACTGGCCCGATACGGCGATATCACACTTCAAATGCTGATCACCCTCGGCGGCCCAGACGTGGGACAACGGCAACAATGCAAGCATTGCAATAAGGGGCAGATGGCGGGCGGTCATGACTTTTCCTTGTTATGGGGTGAGCTGGTTTTGCGCATTCTAGCCAGGC
This genomic interval from Silvimonas soli contains the following:
- a CDS encoding acyltransferase, coding for MERAIHWSKVGEAGFVSGMKILFTVYRWFGRWPFRAALYPVLAWYVATRPDARAASRDYLTRLHQDTAGASPAPNLLSVLRHFGAFAETLLDKLLVWSAPESVGGVHVDGGQPLIDLLEQGKGGVIVASHIGNFELCRAMAKQRRSALKLTIFTHTRHAQQFNRLMRELAPDSQVDLIQVTDLSSATAVLLSERVERGEFVVIAGDRVPVSDQGRMVPVDFLGCPTLLPMGPYLIASILKCPLLVVIASKRGRDTHITIRKLADPVHLPRADRTAGATLLAQQFADLMAAECHLAPLQWFNFFPFWAQARMTEAQA
- a CDS encoding glycosyltransferase family 2 protein gives rise to the protein MKLCAVIPVYNHEQAIGQVVQALQAHNLPVILVDDGSTAACAHVLDDLATWPGVTLSRHEQNQGKGGAVITGMRLAGKLGYTHALQIDSDGQHDIGDLPHIVATAQAYPDAVIAGYPIYDESVPKSRYYGRYATHIWVWINTLSLRIKDSMCGFRIYPLPATLALVDRVHIGRRMDFDAEILVRLDWRGVPIINVPTHVRYPLDGVSHFNLWHDNMLISLMHTRLFLGMLPRLPKLLWRVLRGHGGMRSA
- a CDS encoding AMP-binding protein translates to MAECFSLLQGALAGPNHLPLAMAGEQIITRAQWRYDVARATSVIGALPAGDVALFETDCYRCCVWLLAAWHAGRCVILPGDNTPTTTERVRALSVALIGEFAEPTVTDWQHARTGTLAPLSGDLRAVEVFTSGSTGEPGRIPKKLAQLDDEMRAQESVFGADIPANACIVATVSQQHVYGLLFRIVWPLVSGRAFAAKALAFPEELVHLSGQQPLVLVSSPAFLKRLPEQMNLSGLAHRCRAIFSSGGPLPAAASLAMRERTGVAVREIFGSSETGGIAWRDHPDAAWQPLPGVEIAAGEEDLLRLRSPYLPSADWFQTADRAEFLADGRFRLLGRADRIAKIEEKRISLTALEQALQATGLVTEVRVVVLDGARVELGAVLVLNGVGADRLHNDGRMALTRWLRDHLAQSFERVGLPRRWRFVDALPQTSMGKTPEQDVRMLFERPRLPQILTTQQHDDETTLILAIVADLAHFDGHFPHASVLPGVAQLHWAIHFGRTLFKMPPAFKGMDAVKFQNVILPDAQVALTLRYRTDKQQLSFSYSSGERVHSSGRIVFGDET
- a CDS encoding acyl carrier protein, giving the protein MTKDEIYNWIAKDLVDSFEISPERIKPEARLYEDLDIDSIDAVDLIVKLKQVTGKRLQPEAFKSVRTINDVVEAVYGLIHQ
- a CDS encoding phosphopantetheine-binding protein: MDPLVAEIKTLIIDSLNLEEITPDDIDADAPLFVDGLGLDSIDALELGVTLQKRYGLSFAADSEETRRHFASVSALAAFVGANRTK
- a CDS encoding 1-acyl-sn-glycerol-3-phosphate acyltransferase yields the protein MNMLSRSWRTFAFGFCFAMFGLGGLAIRGIVFPGMLLLPRRIEREKFAKNFISHAMATFVWLMKVTGAIRFTVHGAEKLNRPGLLILANHPSLIDVVILMALTKRPDCVVKASLWNNPFTAGPVRVAGYISNASGPGLVADAIESIGRGNNLIVFPEGTRTGPLGEMSFQRGAANIAVRGNIAITPVVITVSEKTLTKSSKWYRPPPTKPHFSIHVLDDVAVAPLITGKGEPALQARWLTAWLEQFFSREIAQHGPTGRRDQNADY
- a CDS encoding beta-ketoacyl synthase chain length factor; translated protein: MIEPVVNSLRFRLESWAAWAPDLTTPQAWLGWAAAGVRSADGPEPAVAKMPAMLRRRAQRLGRMALEVLYAEDADAQSPIVFASRYGEIGQSTQLLHELAASGTVSPQAFSMSVHNAIAGLYTIARKESANVMALAAGTQTAFAGLFEAAMQLADGAPRVRLVICDEPLPAEYQCYGEPSTPTFAYLLTLVPGDEFDISWSAPAQSDADPMALLRFMLTAQNRLPLSTSGWCLARRPA
- a CDS encoding cation:proton antiporter — protein: MPVIQLLFQIIVVIACCQLAGMLARVCGQAKVVGEMAAGLLLGPSVFGALAPDLSALVFPPQGLTAPGWISQAAIAVFMLTLGLEQDTQILRQRKWTVIAVSAGGILLPFVLGAALAFVLFPHYVAGKVPQLSFVLFIGTALSMTALPVLARILREQKLLATPIGSLAMAAAVLSDVCTWILLAVVLIICKPAASSLGAMILGLGWVLFMLLAVRPLLSRLLQLRTSLTVYCLLALLTLLVSSWIADHLGLHLLLGAFLAGVILPRHEQLGARLQALLAKPMVWALPLFFAYTGLRTHLNFAGSADFWLIASVTIVACLGKAGGAFCGARLTGVDMHNACMIAVLMNARGLMELVIVNIGMDLGLLTAPVFAALVLMAFLTTLMTGPLVNLLRAISQRKRQDCPQY
- the galK gene encoding galactokinase, whose amino-acid sequence is MSGPDYRVNAMFIETFGVLPQHIIQAPGRVNLIGEHTDYNDGFVLPCAINHFTAIACSPRKDRTVRVVAADYANQADIFSLDESVVPHPDALWATYVRGAILYLQKQGLVFGGIDMVISGDIPQGAGLSSSASLMVAVGQAIKTTYQLELTPTQNALNAQKAENEFVGCHCGIMDQLISASGEVGHALLIDCRSLQTQSVAMPDDLSVLILNSNIQRGLVGSEYNLRRQQCETAAKFFGVKALRDVTLPQLLAAQAQLDPVVFRRARHIVTENQRTLDAAAALSTGDVPLLARLMAESHASMRDDFEITVPLIDQLVDTVKSVIGEAGGVRMTGGGFGGCVVALVPHALVEPVRVAVAASYRNANGLPATTYVCQAAAGASEL
- the galT gene encoding galactose-1-phosphate uridylyltransferase codes for the protein MFNPVDHPHRRYNPLTGRWVLVSPHRAKRPWQGALDAPATEARPKHDPTCFLCPGNDRVTGERNPDYQNTWVFANDFAALLADTPAPPANQDPLFQAGAAQGLARVICFSPDHSKTLPELSLEALGHVVDVWCEQVSELSADWEWVQVFENKGAAMGCSNPHPHGQLWASNFVPTEVALEDEHQAAWFAEHGSPMLLDYARREQADGGRTVVETEHWIAVVPYWASWPFETLLLPKAHVTHLDKLDEAQKLDLAVVIKKLTTRYDNLFNTSFPYSMGWHGAPSHAANDGQHWQLHAHFYPPLLRSASVRKFMVGYEMMAETQRDITPEQAAERLQQLSEVHYLQNTKGL
- a CDS encoding YnfA family protein, which codes for MFALKTFLLFALTALAEIVGCYLPWLWLRKDAPIWLLIPAAFSLALFAWLLTLHPAGAGRTYAAYGGVYVAAALGWMWAVEGVRPDRWDCLGAAVTLLGMAIIFFAPRGA
- a CDS encoding transcriptional repressor codes for the protein MNTQEFLDYAEDRCREHGTRLTTIRRQVLERIADQPGYSKAYDLLEALRPGIASLTPPTIYRALEFLETEGLVHRLEVVNGYVACQQHDHAAQTLFIICPCCGKVAEARGDDCEFFFTRLLGENGFGAVPQHLEVKAFCNECQATGATCQHEHMHPHRHN